From a region of the Drosophila virilis strain 15010-1051.87 chromosome 3, Dvir_AGI_RSII-ME, whole genome shotgun sequence genome:
- the LOC6622951 gene encoding uncharacterized protein, whose protein sequence is MAVESRQIQAAAIIFLLAMRHCCGLPYGSAGNDIDIDGNYQGTGGGGANGRPIDYHTVVGHFKDFFMYLPVMMTTIKETMSGFPKFAEGMRILTSGKGRVDGEDCKCNQNSLGMGSSSEVLENSSRFR, encoded by the exons ATGGCAGTCGAAAGCAGGCAAATTCAAGCAGCCGCAATTATATTCTTGTTGG CCATGCGGCATTGCTGCGGCCTGCCCTACGGCTCGGCTGGCAATGATATTGACATTGATGGCAACTACCAGGGCACAGGGGGTGGCGGCGCCAACGGCAGACCCATTGACTATCACACGGTTGTGGGCCACTTTAAAGACTTCTTTATGTATCTGCCGGTGATGATGACCACAATCAAGGAAACCATGTCCGGTTTTCCCAAATTTGCCGAAGGCATGCGCATATTAACCTCCGGCAAGGGCCGGGTCGACGGCGAGGATTGCAAGTGCAATCAGAACAGCCTGGGAATGGGCTCCAGCAGTGAGGTGCTCGAAAACAGCAGCCGCTTCCGTTGA
- the Ir76b gene encoding glutamate receptor ionotropic, delta-1, producing the protein MATGIELLVAAALCLACPPINDTLPADLIQLNEDGSLVTELPIDVAAANVGLDEDAPIETLEVIRNKKEKLRNMREWINGKHLRIATLEDYPLSYTEMLDNGTRVGRGVSFQIIGFLQEKFNFTYDVVVPQDNIIGSTTDLDRSLIEMVNNSLVDLAAAFIPSLSEQRTFVFYSTTTLDEGEWIMVMQRPRESAGGSGLLAPFEFWVWILIFVSLLAVGPIIYMLIIIRNRLTGDSVQQPYSLGHCAWFVYGALMKQGSTLSPIADSTRLLFATWWIFITILTSFYTANLTAFLTLSKFTLPFNTVNDILTKNKHFVSMRGGGVEYAIRTTNESLFMLNRMIQNNYAVFTDASNDTYNLQNYVERNGYVFVRDRPAINILLYRDYLYRKSVSFHDEKIHCPFAMAKEPFLTKKRTFAYPIGSNLSELFDPELLNLVESGIIKHLSARELPSAEICPQDLGSTERQLRNGDLMMTYYIMLTGFATSLVVFTTELLFRYINGRHEANKWARHGIGRTPNGQSVRPSRWLRGLRRLHSGDKQLLGSSTHAQNVTPPPPYQSIFNHGGEHLHGGQQRWRQAGREHGLILGGHHNGAGVRRLINGRDYMVFRNPNGTSQLVPVRSPSAALFQYTYTE; encoded by the exons ATGGCTACGGGTATCGAGCTGCTTGTGGCCGCCGCACTGTGCCTGGCCTGCCCACCGATTAACGATACCCTGCCAGCGGATCTGATACAACTGAACGAGGATGGGAGCCTGGTCACAGAGCTGCCCATAGATGTGGCGGCGGCGAATGTGGGACTGGACGAGGATGCGCCCATTGAAACGCTGGAGGTGATACGCAACAAAAAGGAGAAGCTGCGCAATATGCGGGAGTGGATAAATGGGAAACATTTGCGCATTGCCACGCTGGAGGATTATCCACTGAGCTACACCGAAATGCTCGACAATGGCACTCGGGTCGGTCGCGGTGTTTCATTTCAGATCATTGGCTTCCTCCAGGAGAAGTTCAATTTCACCTACGACGTGGTTGTGCCGCAGGACAACATAATTGGTTCCACGACAGACTTGGATCGCAGTCTCATCGAAATGGTCAACAATAGC CTGGTGGATCTGGCCGCTGCCTTTATACCCTCGCTGTCGGAGCAGCGCACCTTTGTCTTCTATTCGACGACCACGCTGGATGAGGGCGAATGGATTATGGTTATGCAACGGCCGCGGGAGTCTGCCGGCGGCTCTGGTTTGCTGGCGCCATTCGAATTTTGGGTCTGGATACTCATCTTCGTCTCGCTGCTGGCCGTTGGACCCATCATTTATATGCTGATCATAATACGCAATCGCCTGACGGGCGATTCAGTGCAGCAGCCCTATTCCCTGGGCCATTGCGCCTGGTTCGTCTACGGTGCACTCATGAAGCAGGGCAGCACCCTCTCCCCCATCGCAG ATTCGACACGCCTGCTCTTTGCGACCTGGTGGatatttattacaattttaacCTCGTTTTATACCGCCAATTTGACTGCATTTCTGACCCTTTCAAAGTTCACACTGCCCTTCAACACGGTGAACGATATTCTCACAAAGAACAAACACTTTGTCTCCATGCGAGGCGGCGGCGTGGAGTACGCGATACGAACG ACCAACGAATCGCTGTTCATGCTCAATCGCATGATTCAGAATAATTACGCCGTATTCACGGATGCCTCCAACGATACATACAATCTGCAGAACTATGTGGAGCGCAATGGATATGTGTTCGTGCGAGATCGACCGGCGATCAATATATTGCTGTATAGGGATTATTTGTATCGCAAGTCAGTCAGCTTTCACGATGAGAAGATTCACTGTCCGTTTGCCATGGCCAAGGAGCCATTTCTGACCAAGAAGCGAACTTTTGCCTATCCCATCGGCTCGAATCTCAGCGAACTCTTCGATCCCGA ACTGCTCAATCTGGTAGAGTCCGGCATTATTAAGCATTTGTCGGCCAGGGAATTGCCGAGCGCCGAGATTTGCCCACAGGATCTGGGCAGCACCGAGCGCCAGCTGAGAAACGGTGACCTCATGATGACCTATTACATAATGCTGACCGGCTTTGCCACTTCACTGGTCGTGTTCACCACGGAGCTGCTGTTCCGCTACATCAACGGCCGGCACGAGGCCAACAAATGGGCCAGACACGGCATCGGCCGCACACCCAATGGCCAGTCCGTGCGGCCATCGCGTTGGCTGCGCGGCCTGCGGCGCCTACACAGCGGCGACAAACAGCTGCTGGGCAGCTCCACACATGCCCAGAATGTGACGCCGCCGCCACCCTATCAGAGCATCTTCAATCATGGCGGCGAGCATCTGCACGGTGGCCAGCAGCGCTGGCGTCAGGCCGGCAGGGAGCACGGCCTAATTCTGGGCGGGCATCACAACGGGGCCGGAGTGCGACGCCTGATAAATGGGCGCGACTACATGGTCTTTCGCAATCCGAATGGCACCAGCCAATTGGTGCCAGTTCGATCGCCGTCGGCAGCTTTGTTTCAGTACACATATACGGAGTAG
- the LOC6622980 gene encoding internalin I, whose product MPLLEAPAEYAESSPEHSLQPELPLLLAPLPGPAALAQLRPPPAEVRLQQQQQQLQQLQVERQNRRQMGRRNSYDRDVPILEETEHFPAFVHLLPVVLPPQLPEPTLDELLRRVTQRTDLEHVESVRLRVISYSVSLSRLSLFLPRLQQLDLSGSVLSSLRDLGYGLTQLNHLNISNCGLNSFDGTSGLPALRVLIADGNMIQRVGPLTDLGQLQMLQARNNRISELGLLTFLGLCPQLRELDLSGNPVCRLPLYRDVLRRSVATLQLLDGQPIQAESELAAEPEDTHSSLSSDSESAPQNHQNSHAATESRPATALVTLDSQRSQRRAATSSTPVAGSVLGLVRQRRRRRSGHAWVSSSSGSNSSSCSAGSTRAPSISSCSSHSSLDLHSNSYAFNAHGTLD is encoded by the exons ATGCCGCTGCTTGAAGCGCCCGCCGAGTACGCGGAATCCTCGCCGGAGCACTCACTGCAGCCAgagttgccgctgctgctggctccGCTGCCAGGACCAGCCGCACTGGCGCAGCTACGCCCGCCTCCGGCTGAGGTGcggctacaacaacagcaacaacaactacagcaactGCAAGTGGAACGGCAAAATCGTCGCCAAATGGGACGCAGAAACTCTTACGATCGCGATGTGCCCATTCTGGAGGAGACCGAACACTTTCCAGCCTTTGTGCACCTGCTGCCCGTGGTGCTGCCGCCACAGCTGCCAGAGCCAACGCTGGATGAGCTCCTG CGTCGGGTGACGCAGCGCACGGATCTGGAGCATGTGGAATCGGTGCGTCTGCGTGTTATTTCCTACTCGGTGAGCCTGTCGAGACTTTCGCTATTCCTGCCACGCCTGCAGCAATTGGATCTCAGCGGCAGCGTGCTGAGCTCTCTGCGCGATCTCGGCTACGGCCTGACGCAGCTCAACCACCTGAACATCAGCAATTGCGGACTGAATAGCTTCGATGGCACCAGCGGCCTGCCAGCCCTGAGAGTGCTAATAGCGGATGGCAACATGATACAGCGCGTGGGTCCATTGACGGATCTGGGCCAGCTGCAGATGCTGCAGGCGCGCAACAATCGCATCAGCGAACTGGGCCTGCTCACGTTTCTGGGCCTGTGCCCGCAGCTCCGGGAGCTGGATCTGTCTGGCAATCCCGTCTGCCGTTTGCCACTCTATCGCGATGTGCTCAGACGCAGCGTGGCCACGTTACAGCTGCTCGACGGACAGCCCATTCAAGCTGAGAGTGAACTGGCAGCTGAGCCGGAGGATACGCACAGTTCCCTGTCCAGCGATTCGGAGTCGGCACCACAGAACCATCAGAACAGTCACGCTGCAACCGAATCACGGCCTGCCACGGCATTGGTCACGTTGGATTCGCAACGCTCCCAGCGCCGGGCAGCCACGTCCAGCACACCTGTTGCGGGCTCGGTGTTGGGTCTGGTGCGGCAGCGACGTCGGCGACGTAGTGGTCATGCCTGGGTCAGCTCCTCCAGCGGATCAAATAGCTCCAGCTGCTCGGCGGGCTCCACGCGTGCGCCCTCCATCAGCTCGTGCTCCTCGCACAGCAGCTTGGACCTGCACTCCAACTCCTATGCCTTCAATGCCCATGGAACTCTAGACTAG